The Sphingobium sp. BYY-5 genome contains a region encoding:
- a CDS encoding DUF1338 domain-containing protein, translated as MSNENMGSIETLVVATLGEEATRQTLDMLAIDPALLAERGDTVSRAAFAMALNVTLFHDLLRRVPSGAAYVADTLARDGKVVFDHGALRSIRFPDGPTGALPGGEDAFTRIFLPLGYEMAAVYPLDRLKMTGRAYRHIDYPETIPQFFLSELHVDRFDPEFAAAAGRVFGTSRDPLDDRARAVLTLFSAGEAVRVADAIAVLPVLLSAFDRQHEPPGFADYQLLLSRSNEAAWIATEGNGFNHATDRVADVAALADRLKAEDRPMKERLEISASGRVRQTAFRADSVERLFADGELRRVPGSFYEFISRDIDPETGRLDLAFDTGNATGIFAMTSAHESAAR; from the coding sequence ATGTCGAATGAGAATATGGGCAGCATCGAGACACTGGTCGTCGCGACCCTGGGCGAGGAAGCCACCCGGCAGACGCTGGACATGCTGGCGATCGACCCCGCGCTGCTGGCCGAGCGTGGCGACACCGTGTCCCGCGCCGCCTTTGCCATGGCATTGAACGTCACCTTGTTCCACGACCTGCTGCGCCGGGTGCCGAGCGGGGCGGCCTATGTCGCCGACACGCTGGCCCGCGACGGCAAAGTGGTGTTCGACCATGGTGCGCTCCGGTCGATCCGCTTTCCCGACGGGCCAACCGGCGCCCTGCCCGGCGGCGAGGACGCCTTCACCCGTATCTTCCTGCCGCTGGGCTATGAAATGGCGGCCGTCTATCCGCTCGACCGCCTCAAGATGACCGGCCGCGCCTATCGCCATATCGACTATCCCGAAACGATCCCGCAATTCTTCCTGTCCGAACTTCATGTCGACCGTTTCGACCCGGAATTTGCCGCAGCGGCCGGGCGCGTCTTCGGCACCAGCCGCGATCCGCTGGATGATCGGGCCAGGGCCGTTCTCACGCTTTTTTCCGCTGGGGAAGCTGTCCGGGTCGCTGACGCGATTGCCGTTCTGCCGGTCCTTCTCTCTGCCTTCGACCGGCAGCATGAACCGCCTGGCTTCGCCGATTATCAACTGCTCCTTTCCCGCTCCAACGAAGCCGCCTGGATCGCAACCGAGGGCAATGGGTTCAACCATGCGACCGACCGGGTGGCGGATGTCGCCGCGCTCGCCGATCGCCTCAAGGCCGAGGACCGGCCGATGAAGGAACGCCTGGAAATCTCCGCCAGCGGCCGAGTGCGCCAGACCGCCTTCCGCGCCGACAGCGTGGAACGGCTGTTCGCCGACGGCGAGTTGCGCCGGGTGCCCGGTTCCTTCTACGAATTTATCAGCCGCGATATCGACCCGGAAACGGGCAGGCTCGACCTCGCCTTCGACACTGGCAACGCCACCGGCATCTTCGCCATGACCAGCGCACACGAAAGCGCGGCCCGGTGA
- the gcvA gene encoding transcriptional regulator GcvA, which translates to MSSVRKWLPPMSALTAFEAAVRHGGFSRAGEEIGLTQSAVSRQIAGLEDMLQTTLFDRIGRRVRLNEAGRAYAEELLPALDRIRRATARASARPSQTALRVATLPSFGMRWLAPRLPQLTARHPDLVIDFAARSQPFDFGHEDFDAAVHFGVAQDWPGVAMDFLFREEAVPVCAPGWLATHPLREPADLLHVPLLSQTSRRDAWARWLTAAGVEASGLAPGPAFEHFLMLAQASAAGAGVALIPSFLVQPELEAGTLVIPFARPMSTEQAYYLVYPPDALASPAVAQFRDWILEQAGLSR; encoded by the coding sequence ATGAGTTCTGTCCGCAAATGGTTGCCGCCGATGAGCGCGCTGACGGCTTTCGAGGCGGCGGTGCGCCATGGCGGCTTTTCCCGCGCCGGGGAGGAGATCGGCCTGACCCAGAGCGCGGTCAGCCGTCAGATCGCCGGGCTGGAGGATATGCTGCAGACGACCCTGTTCGACCGGATTGGACGGCGGGTGCGTCTGAATGAAGCGGGGCGGGCCTATGCCGAAGAACTGCTGCCCGCGCTCGACCGCATCCGCCGTGCGACGGCGCGCGCGTCGGCCCGGCCGTCGCAGACTGCGCTCAGGGTCGCGACTTTGCCCAGTTTCGGAATGCGCTGGCTGGCGCCGCGCCTGCCGCAACTGACCGCGCGCCATCCCGACCTGGTGATCGACTTTGCCGCGCGCTCACAACCCTTTGACTTCGGGCATGAAGATTTCGATGCAGCTGTCCACTTCGGTGTCGCGCAGGATTGGCCGGGGGTGGCCATGGACTTCCTGTTCCGCGAGGAAGCGGTGCCGGTCTGCGCGCCCGGTTGGCTGGCGACGCATCCGCTGCGCGAACCGGCCGACCTGCTGCATGTGCCGTTGCTCAGCCAGACTTCGCGTCGGGACGCCTGGGCGCGCTGGCTGACGGCGGCGGGGGTGGAGGCTTCGGGGCTGGCGCCGGGTCCGGCCTTCGAACATTTCCTGATGCTGGCGCAGGCGTCAGCGGCGGGTGCCGGGGTGGCGCTGATCCCCAGCTTCCTGGTCCAGCCGGAACTGGAGGCGGGAACTTTGGTCATCCCCTTCGCCCGGCCGATGTCGACCGAGCAGGCCTATTATCTGGTCTACCCGCCCGACGCGCTCGCCAGCCCGGCGGTAGCGCAGTTCCGGGATTGGATACTGGAGCAGGCGGGGTTGTCCAGATAA
- a CDS encoding SPOR domain-containing protein has protein sequence MKHNWGTMAAGALLGLTVLSLSGPVLANVKTGVDAWQQGDYAKAIGEWRPLADSGDPDAQFNMGQAYKLGRGVQPDLSIAMDWYRKAAAQGHMRAEDNLGLLMFQQGDRAGAMPYLQHASMRGEPRAQYIVGTALFNGDLVGKDWVRAYALMSRAAAQGLSQASTSLTQMDKYIPEDQRRQGLALAANMEQQGKNAGFAASDPAPVRTTPAPVRTAALPPSTPSQPPAAPKPATAQPAPPRPAPQVAAAPPKPVASGNWRVQLGAFGEEGNARALWSRLTGKVSGLSTYHLFLVKTGAITRLQAGPIASSGDAERLCTRIKAAGADCIPKKI, from the coding sequence ATGAAGCATAACTGGGGGACCATGGCCGCCGGCGCCCTGCTGGGCCTGACCGTGCTGAGCCTGTCGGGACCGGTTCTGGCCAATGTGAAGACGGGCGTCGATGCCTGGCAACAGGGCGACTATGCCAAGGCGATCGGTGAATGGCGGCCCCTGGCCGACAGTGGCGATCCCGATGCGCAGTTCAATATGGGTCAGGCCTACAAGCTGGGTCGCGGGGTTCAGCCCGACCTCAGCATCGCGATGGACTGGTATCGCAAGGCCGCCGCGCAAGGCCATATGCGCGCGGAGGATAATCTGGGCCTGCTGATGTTCCAGCAGGGCGACCGCGCCGGGGCCATGCCTTATCTACAGCACGCATCGATGCGGGGCGAGCCGCGTGCGCAATATATCGTCGGCACTGCCCTGTTCAACGGCGACCTGGTCGGCAAGGATTGGGTCCGCGCCTACGCGCTGATGAGCCGGGCCGCGGCACAGGGCCTCTCCCAGGCTTCGACCAGCCTGACCCAGATGGACAAATATATCCCGGAGGACCAGCGCAGACAGGGCCTCGCCTTGGCCGCCAATATGGAGCAGCAGGGGAAGAACGCCGGTTTTGCGGCAAGCGACCCCGCCCCCGTCCGCACCACCCCGGCGCCGGTGCGCACGGCGGCCCTCCCACCTTCGACGCCATCTCAGCCTCCAGCCGCGCCAAAACCGGCGACAGCGCAACCCGCGCCGCCAAGGCCCGCGCCTCAGGTCGCCGCCGCCCCGCCCAAGCCGGTCGCATCGGGCAACTGGCGCGTGCAGCTCGGCGCCTTCGGCGAGGAAGGCAATGCCCGCGCGCTGTGGAGCCGCCTGACCGGCAAGGTCAGTGGCCTGTCCACCTATCACCTCTTCCTTGTGAAAACCGGCGCCATCACCCGCCTTCAGGCCGGACCCATCGCCAGCAGCGGCGACGCCGAACGACTATGCACCCGCATCAAGGCCGCAGGCGCAGACTGTATACCGAAGAAGATTTGA
- a CDS encoding ParA family protein, with translation MRILALASQKGGSGKTTLSGHLAVQAQRAGAGPVVLIDIDPQGSLADWWNEREAEFPAFAQTTVARLAADLEILRQQGFKLAVIDTPPAITMAIQSVISVSELIVVPTRPSPHDLRAVGATVDLCERAGKPLIFVVNAATPKARITSEAAVALSQHGTVAPVTLHHRTDFAASMIDGRTVMEVDPKGRSAGEVEALWSYVSDRLEKNFRRTVFSVPHGSVGTVATRPAGGGFGRRVIGQ, from the coding sequence GTGCGGATATTGGCGTTGGCATCGCAGAAGGGCGGGTCGGGCAAGACCACCCTGTCGGGGCATCTGGCGGTGCAGGCCCAGCGCGCTGGCGCCGGTCCCGTCGTGCTGATCGACATCGATCCGCAGGGGTCGCTCGCCGACTGGTGGAATGAGCGGGAGGCGGAATTTCCCGCCTTCGCCCAGACCACAGTCGCGCGGCTGGCCGCCGACCTTGAAATTCTGCGCCAACAGGGTTTCAAGCTGGCGGTGATCGACACCCCGCCCGCCATCACCATGGCGATCCAGAGCGTGATTTCGGTGTCCGAGCTGATCGTCGTGCCGACCAGGCCCAGCCCGCACGACCTGCGCGCCGTGGGCGCCACGGTCGACCTGTGCGAGCGCGCAGGCAAGCCGCTGATCTTCGTCGTCAACGCCGCCACGCCCAAGGCGCGCATCACGTCCGAAGCTGCCGTAGCCCTGTCGCAGCATGGCACGGTCGCACCGGTGACGCTGCACCACCGCACCGATTTCGCCGCATCGATGATCGATGGCCGCACCGTGATGGAGGTCGATCCCAAAGGCCGCTCCGCCGGGGAGGTCGAGGCGCTCTGGTCCTATGTGTCGGACCGGCTGGAGAAGAATTTCCGCCGCACGGTCTTTTCCGTGCCCCATGGCAGCGTGGGCACCGTTGCCACACGTCCCGCCGGTGGTGGCTTCGGCCGCCGCGTGATCGGCCAGTAA